The proteins below are encoded in one region of Thermosulfurimonas marina:
- the flgB gene encoding flagellar basal body rod protein FlgB: MFGRVFEKTWNLVAQSLKLRNLRQELLASNVANVDTPGYRRKDIPFRKLMEAYLGEGELPLRRTRAKHLSQVKIPPEPEALEAPETGTPNNVSLEEEMSRLMENHLLSQATLQALKKEIEMLREALTEGGK; encoded by the coding sequence ATGTTCGGTAGGGTCTTCGAAAAAACCTGGAATCTCGTGGCCCAAAGCCTTAAACTGCGCAATCTGCGGCAGGAGCTTCTGGCCTCCAATGTGGCCAACGTGGACACCCCGGGCTACCGGCGAAAGGATATCCCCTTCCGCAAACTCATGGAGGCCTACCTGGGAGAGGGGGAACTCCCCCTGCGTCGCACCCGGGCCAAACACCTTTCCCAGGTGAAGATCCCGCCCGAGCCCGAGGCCCTGGAGGCCCCGGAGACCGGGACCCCGAACAACGTCTCTCTCGAGGAAGAGATGTCCCGGCTCATGGAAAATCACCTCCTCTCCCAGGCCACCCTTCAGGCCCTTAAGAAGGAGATCGAGATGCTCCGCGAAGCCCTCACCGAAGGAGGTAAATAA
- the nadC gene encoding carboxylating nicotinate-nucleotide diphosphorylase: MLSRWLYEELVRQALKEDAPFGDLTTEALVPPDLRGRAIIRAKEALVVCGLPVAETVLREVDPELAVNFLVEEGREVSGGTVLAEIVGRVASILQAERVALNFLQHLSGVATYVRQVVRAVEGLPVRIVDTRKTTPGLRLLEKYAVRIGGGHNHRFGLSEGILIKDNHIRACGGVAEAVRRARERLPHVFRIEVEVRTLTELEEALSAGAEVILLDNMSLEELRAAVELARQRAPGVLLEASGGVTLENVRAVAETGVDLISLGALTHSARAVDIHLKVVEIFP; the protein is encoded by the coding sequence ATGCTTTCTCGTTGGCTCTATGAGGAGTTGGTGCGGCAGGCCCTCAAAGAGGACGCCCCCTTCGGGGATCTCACTACCGAGGCCTTGGTGCCCCCAGACCTCCGGGGACGGGCAATTATCCGGGCCAAGGAGGCCCTGGTGGTCTGCGGGCTTCCGGTGGCCGAAACCGTGCTCAGGGAGGTAGACCCGGAGCTGGCCGTAAACTTTCTGGTGGAAGAGGGGAGGGAGGTTTCGGGGGGAACGGTGCTGGCCGAGATTGTGGGCCGGGTGGCCTCCATCCTTCAGGCCGAAAGGGTGGCCCTTAATTTCCTGCAGCACCTTTCCGGGGTGGCCACCTATGTTCGACAGGTGGTGCGGGCCGTGGAGGGGTTGCCGGTGAGAATTGTGGACACCCGCAAGACCACCCCGGGCCTGAGACTTCTTGAAAAATACGCCGTCCGGATAGGGGGTGGGCACAACCACCGCTTCGGACTTTCGGAGGGGATTCTGATCAAGGATAACCATATCCGGGCCTGTGGCGGAGTGGCCGAGGCCGTACGCCGGGCTCGGGAAAGACTCCCCCATGTCTTTCGCATTGAGGTGGAGGTGCGCACCCTGACTGAACTGGAAGAGGCCCTTTCGGCCGGGGCCGAGGTCATCCTTCTGGACAACATGTCTTTGGAAGAGTTGCGGGCGGCGGTGGAGCTGGCCCGCCAAAGGGCTCCAGGGGTCCTGCTTGAGGCCTCCGGTGGGGTCACCTTGGAAAATGTGCGGGCCGTGGCCGAAACCGGTGTGGATCTCATTTCCCTGGGGGCCCTTACGCACTCTGCCCGTGCGGTGGATATCCACCTCAAGGTGGTGGAGATCTTTCCGTAG
- a CDS encoding sigma-54 dependent transcriptional regulator has protein sequence MAIVFWTPSGRLRELAEDLAREHSVRLLSDLLADLPREDSPEILVAEVSGEGPSFRQILDVVRHHHPGLPVLLLAERAGVEEAVEAIRAGAYDFRLLSTDRDLLRKLILAALEERRLLSGEEGFLTRDPALRALLERLRPVAASPAPVLIVGESGTGKEVLARWLHQVSPRARGPFVAINCAALPEALLESELFGYEKGAFSGALTRKKGKFELADGGTILLDEITEMPLPLQAKLLRVLQEGEVDRLGGAYPVKVDVRVIATTNREIEEEVRAGRFREDLYFRLNVIPVRLPPLRERRADIPYLAEHFLREFARRYGKEIRGFSREVLEIFEGYDFPGNVRELKNLVERAVLLARGPEITPEDLLWESPLSPTVPREESPPPIRPLRELEKEAILAALKACGGNRTRAAEILGISVRTLRNKLKAFRAQGLL, from the coding sequence ATGGCCATTGTCTTCTGGACCCCCTCGGGAAGGCTCCGGGAGCTCGCCGAAGATCTGGCCCGGGAACACTCGGTGCGTCTGCTTTCCGACCTCCTGGCGGACCTTCCCCGGGAAGATTCTCCAGAGATCCTAGTGGCCGAGGTGTCAGGGGAGGGGCCTTCCTTTCGTCAGATCCTTGACGTGGTTCGCCACCACCATCCCGGACTTCCGGTCCTGCTTCTGGCCGAAAGGGCCGGAGTAGAAGAGGCGGTGGAGGCTATAAGGGCCGGGGCCTATGACTTCCGGCTCCTTTCCACGGATAGAGACCTTCTACGGAAACTGATCCTGGCCGCCCTAGAGGAAAGGCGTCTTCTTTCAGGAGAGGAGGGCTTTCTCACCCGGGATCCGGCCCTCCGGGCCCTGCTTGAGCGTTTGCGGCCGGTGGCCGCTAGCCCTGCTCCCGTCCTCATTGTCGGGGAGTCCGGTACAGGAAAAGAGGTCCTGGCCCGCTGGCTCCACCAGGTAAGCCCTCGGGCTCGGGGACCCTTCGTGGCCATAAACTGTGCGGCTCTTCCCGAAGCCCTCCTGGAGTCCGAACTTTTCGGCTATGAAAAAGGGGCCTTCTCCGGGGCCCTGACCCGCAAAAAGGGGAAATTCGAACTGGCCGACGGAGGGACTATCCTTCTTGACGAGATCACCGAAATGCCCCTTCCCCTTCAGGCCAAACTCCTGCGAGTGTTGCAGGAGGGAGAGGTAGACCGCCTCGGTGGGGCTTACCCCGTAAAGGTAGATGTCCGGGTCATTGCCACCACCAACCGAGAGATAGAAGAAGAGGTCCGGGCGGGGCGCTTCCGGGAAGACCTCTATTTTCGCTTAAATGTGATCCCGGTAAGACTCCCCCCCTTGAGAGAACGCCGGGCGGATATTCCCTATCTGGCCGAACACTTCCTGCGCGAATTTGCCCGGCGCTACGGCAAAGAGATCCGGGGCTTTTCCCGGGAGGTCTTGGAGATCTTTGAAGGCTACGACTTTCCGGGAAATGTGCGAGAACTAAAAAATCTGGTGGAAAGGGCGGTACTTCTGGCCCGTGGGCCGGAGATCACCCCCGAGGATCTCCTCTGGGAAAGCCCCCTCTCCCCCACCGTCCCCCGGGAAGAATCCCCTCCTCCGATAAGACCCCTCCGGGAGCTCGAAAAGGAAGCCATTCTGGCGGCCCTTAAGGCTTGCGGCGGCAATCGCACCCGGGCCGCAGAGATCCTGGGCATAAGTGTCCGCACCCTCCGCAATAAGCTCAAGGCCTTTCGGGCACAAGGTTTGCTATAA
- a CDS encoding sigma-54 interaction domain-containing protein yields the protein MKKIGLMEILGKSPAIKKVLQLIEKVAPRDSTVLILGESGTGKELVARAIHAKSRRKEGPFVPVNCGAIPEELLESELFGYERGAFTGASRSKPGRFELAHGGTIFLDEVSEMSPKLQVKLLRVLQERVVERLGSEEPRPVDIRIIAATNRDLEKEVAQGRFREDLYFRLNVIPIRMPPLRERKEDIPLLAEHFLQKFCEREEVPLKRLSPGALECLMNYPWPGNVRELENLMERLVILVEEDVIREEDLPEHFRGLTPPPGLIPVEIPPQGIDLKQMLLEIEKTFILKALELSGGVRTHAAKLLGLKRTTLVEKMKRLGLE from the coding sequence ATGAAAAAAATAGGTTTGATGGAGATCCTGGGAAAAAGCCCGGCCATAAAGAAGGTCCTCCAACTTATAGAGAAGGTAGCTCCGCGGGACAGTACGGTCCTCATCCTGGGAGAGTCCGGGACCGGAAAGGAGTTGGTGGCCCGGGCCATTCACGCCAAAAGCCGGCGGAAGGAGGGCCCTTTCGTTCCGGTAAATTGCGGGGCCATCCCGGAAGAACTCCTGGAAAGCGAGCTTTTCGGTTACGAACGCGGGGCCTTTACCGGGGCCTCCCGCAGCAAACCCGGCCGTTTCGAGCTGGCCCACGGGGGGACCATCTTCCTGGACGAAGTCTCGGAGATGAGCCCCAAGCTCCAGGTGAAGCTCCTGCGGGTGCTCCAGGAAAGGGTGGTGGAGCGCCTGGGCTCCGAAGAACCCCGCCCGGTAGATATCCGGATCATTGCCGCTACTAACCGGGACCTGGAAAAGGAAGTGGCCCAGGGCCGCTTCCGTGAAGACCTTTACTTTCGCCTCAACGTTATTCCCATTCGCATGCCTCCCCTTCGAGAACGAAAAGAAGACATTCCCCTCCTTGCTGAACATTTTCTCCAGAAGTTCTGCGAGCGGGAAGAAGTTCCTCTGAAACGCCTCTCCCCCGGAGCCTTGGAATGCCTGATGAATTATCCCTGGCCCGGGAATGTGCGGGAGCTGGAAAACCTGATGGAAAGGCTGGTCATCTTGGTAGAAGAGGATGTGATCCGGGAAGAGGATCTTCCGGAGCACTTCCGAGGGCTGACCCCTCCTCCGGGCCTGATCCCGGTAGAGATCCCTCCTCAGGGCATCGATCTCAAACAGATGCTTCTGGAGATCGAAAAGACCTTCATCCTGAAAGCCCTGGAGCTTTCGGGAGGGGTACGGACTCACGCTGCCAAACTTCTGGGCCTCAAACGCACTACCCTGGTAGAGAAGATGAAACGCCTCGGTCTGGAATAG
- a CDS encoding sulfide-dependent adenosine diphosphate thiazole synthase: protein MALDEVKITQAIVESFTKKLEEALEVDVAIVGAGPSGLTAAYKLGREGFRVAVFERKLSIGGGMWGGGMMFNEIVVQEEGARILREVGVEVRPWKEEYYTADAVECVCALGLAARKAGAKIFNLVSVEDVMVREDRVVGLVINWTAVEMGGLHVDPLAIRARYVVESTGHELSVLHVLQRKMNVKLFTPSGKIEGERSLWAEVAETTTLENTREVYPGMFVAGMAANATFGSFRMGPIFGGMLLSGEKVAQEIAERLRQEK from the coding sequence ATGGCGCTGGACGAGGTCAAGATCACCCAGGCTATTGTGGAAAGTTTCACAAAGAAACTGGAGGAAGCTCTGGAGGTGGATGTGGCCATCGTGGGAGCCGGGCCTTCGGGGCTTACGGCAGCCTATAAGCTGGGGCGAGAGGGCTTTCGGGTAGCGGTCTTCGAGCGCAAACTCTCCATCGGCGGCGGCATGTGGGGCGGGGGCATGATGTTCAATGAGATCGTGGTCCAGGAAGAGGGGGCCCGCATCCTTCGGGAAGTGGGGGTAGAGGTCCGCCCCTGGAAGGAGGAATATTACACGGCCGATGCCGTGGAGTGCGTCTGCGCCTTGGGGCTGGCGGCCCGCAAGGCTGGGGCCAAGATCTTCAACCTGGTAAGTGTGGAGGACGTGATGGTGCGGGAGGACCGGGTGGTAGGGCTGGTGATCAACTGGACCGCCGTGGAGATGGGCGGACTCCATGTGGACCCCCTGGCCATCCGGGCCCGCTACGTGGTGGAATCCACCGGACACGAACTCTCGGTGCTTCACGTCCTACAGCGGAAGATGAACGTGAAACTTTTCACGCCCAGCGGGAAGATCGAGGGCGAGCGCTCTCTCTGGGCGGAGGTGGCGGAAACCACCACTCTCGAGAACACCCGGGAGGTCTATCCCGGAATGTTTGTGGCCGGGATGGCGGCCAACGCCACTTTTGGCTCCTTCCGAATGGGTCCCATCTTCGGGGGCATGCTCCTTTCCGGGGAGAAGGTGGCTCAAGAGATCGCCGAAAGGCTGCGCCAAGAAAAATAA
- a CDS encoding tetratricopeptide repeat protein, which translates to MVRKVGIFLLLVSVALPGLAAEAPEKDPAWWLEQARFAYGEGDLLGALRILKETEKRFPGRLVPPLRALEARVLFESGKVEEVIKRLEPLTASYALSPEDLLLLARAHLRLHNYPQALFWARLVEKRAQGELRCEAQVMLAQSYLATKLRRKAAQKALEVLRESCSEKTLAGALEVLLESGQALEEVQKILKERPALRLYAPGIFKILGDRWLAQGKLEKAKEAYFRYLNLSGSEEEAPGIFLKLAEAAFHRGRLRWARTYYELLLTVWPHLDEAKFAKFRLYHLSYEFKRRLGAPTLKERKVLIPLINELRRTHPDHPITREAHAFEVRLYLEDKKPEKAFWTALDFLKRYPRDPLRKEVESRLCEADNLFLGQLFAEKAYARILKIHRQEGALLEKARCGAHFYWLGKTYGVFHLDLTRTAYLLRAYEFGVPRAYRPELYLALIREALEEGRLEEASEILEIFPREFPFYRDHPRLLLLKARWLYQAGHLQEARRLFEGLLSRKDFPKELRPEALGIFFQLALQLKDLDLAFRILEDPSYRATDEDFAFLIQMALENEDYLRAKRYLAAGKKRFPDSTPLRWLEGVYYERRGQEEALKVWQSLASANSTEGRLAQGILRGLQLIDRARRVIY; encoded by the coding sequence TTGGTGCGGAAAGTAGGAATATTTCTGCTCCTGGTCTCTGTGGCCCTCCCCGGGCTGGCCGCTGAAGCTCCGGAGAAGGATCCGGCCTGGTGGCTGGAGCAGGCCCGTTTTGCCTATGGAGAGGGGGACCTCTTGGGGGCCCTGCGCATCCTCAAGGAGACCGAAAAGCGCTTTCCGGGAAGACTAGTGCCTCCGCTACGGGCTCTGGAGGCTCGAGTACTTTTTGAATCCGGAAAGGTGGAAGAGGTCATAAAAAGGCTGGAGCCCCTTACGGCCTCTTATGCCCTCTCTCCCGAAGACCTTCTCCTTTTAGCTCGGGCCCATCTGCGGCTCCACAATTACCCCCAGGCCCTCTTCTGGGCCCGCCTGGTGGAAAAGCGGGCTCAAGGAGAATTGCGCTGTGAGGCCCAGGTGATGCTGGCCCAAAGCTATCTGGCCACCAAACTGCGTCGCAAGGCCGCCCAAAAGGCCCTGGAAGTGCTTCGGGAAAGCTGTTCAGAAAAGACCCTGGCCGGGGCCCTGGAGGTCTTGCTTGAAAGCGGCCAGGCCCTGGAGGAGGTCCAGAAAATCCTTAAGGAGCGCCCGGCCCTTCGCCTCTACGCCCCGGGAATCTTCAAGATCCTGGGAGATCGCTGGCTGGCGCAGGGGAAACTGGAAAAGGCCAAGGAGGCCTATTTCCGCTACCTGAATCTCTCGGGCTCCGAAGAGGAGGCCCCCGGAATTTTCCTGAAGCTGGCGGAGGCGGCCTTTCATCGCGGCCGCCTGCGGTGGGCCCGGACCTATTACGAGCTTTTGCTTACGGTCTGGCCCCATCTCGATGAGGCCAAGTTTGCCAAATTTCGGCTCTATCATCTTTCTTATGAATTCAAACGCCGGCTCGGGGCCCCCACCCTCAAGGAACGCAAAGTCCTCATCCCCCTGATAAACGAACTGCGTCGCACCCATCCCGACCACCCCATCACCCGAGAGGCCCACGCCTTCGAGGTGCGCCTCTATCTGGAGGACAAGAAGCCGGAAAAGGCCTTCTGGACCGCTCTGGATTTTCTCAAGCGTTACCCTCGGGACCCCCTTCGCAAGGAAGTAGAAAGCAGACTCTGTGAGGCCGACAATCTCTTCCTGGGCCAACTTTTCGCCGAAAAGGCCTACGCTCGCATTCTCAAGATCCATCGCCAGGAGGGGGCCCTGTTGGAGAAGGCCCGCTGTGGGGCCCATTTTTACTGGCTGGGAAAGACCTACGGGGTCTTTCATCTGGACCTCACCCGTACGGCCTATCTTCTGCGGGCTTATGAGTTCGGGGTCCCCCGGGCCTATCGTCCGGAACTCTATCTGGCCCTCATCCGTGAGGCCCTGGAAGAGGGCCGTCTGGAAGAGGCCTCCGAGATCCTGGAAATCTTTCCCCGGGAATTCCCCTTCTACCGGGATCATCCCCGTCTTCTCCTTCTCAAGGCCCGCTGGCTCTATCAGGCGGGCCACCTCCAGGAGGCCCGGCGGCTTTTCGAAGGCCTTCTTTCCCGCAAGGACTTCCCCAAGGAACTTCGACCGGAGGCCCTGGGTATCTTCTTCCAGCTGGCCCTCCAATTAAAGGACCTGGATTTGGCCTTCCGGATCTTAGAAGATCCCTCCTACCGGGCCACAGACGAAGACTTCGCCTTTTTGATCCAAATGGCCCTGGAAAACGAAGATTATCTCCGAGCCAAGCGGTATCTGGCTGCCGGGAAAAAACGTTTCCCCGACTCTACCCCCTTGCGCTGGCTGGAGGGAGTATATTATGAAAGAAGGGGCCAGGAAGAGGCCCTGAAGGTTTGGCAGAGCCTGGCCAGCGCCAACTCCACCGAAGGACGTCTGGCCCAGGGTATCCTCCGGGGGCTGCAGCTTATCGATCGGGCCCGCAGGGTTATATACTGA
- the fliF gene encoding flagellar basal-body MS-ring/collar protein FliF: protein MKLPQPQEVAAQLQTFYRGLDRRQKFVLAGSLVLLTALFVGFILWVSQPRWGLLYRGLPEETAGEVVNYLKSKNIPYKLEPDGTIRVPEEKVAELRMEIAAQGLVGGPGPGFELFDKGQIGATEFLQRVNYQRALEGELARTIMALRAVKYARVHLALPRESLFIEEEKPPKASVFVSLKPGFHLSRKEVLGIVNLVSGAVPGLTPENITVVDLNGRVLYRGEKEEERFSATQLAYKHRLEEAYKEKVETLLSRVLGPGRAVAQISVEVDFDRGAVREESYDPEMAAVVSESLEESQKSAQGVGGPAGVKGALAGKVEGSLSPAGQSGTSSRKKVIRNYEPSRTIKEISLSPGKLKRLSVAVVVDQKALPQGQEGAKLEWIEKLVKGAVGYNPDRGDVVEVSAQPFRIEEVKGPAVWLEYLNRLIKPLVELLVILLVLLLVVRPLLKALLEKKPAPEALEGVEAPGELPPEEEAKPLPHEMALGIVQSSPERAAVLVKKWLLEESAEERAKALKEAA, encoded by the coding sequence ATGAAACTACCCCAGCCCCAAGAGGTGGCCGCCCAGCTCCAGACCTTTTACCGGGGACTCGACCGGCGGCAGAAGTTTGTTCTCGCTGGGTCTCTGGTATTGCTCACCGCCCTTTTCGTGGGCTTCATCCTCTGGGTCTCTCAGCCCCGCTGGGGACTACTTTACCGGGGACTTCCGGAGGAGACCGCCGGAGAGGTGGTCAATTATCTCAAGAGCAAGAACATCCCCTACAAGCTTGAGCCCGACGGGACCATTCGCGTGCCCGAGGAAAAGGTGGCGGAGCTGCGCATGGAAATCGCCGCCCAGGGTCTGGTGGGCGGTCCGGGCCCGGGTTTTGAACTTTTCGACAAGGGACAGATCGGGGCCACGGAATTTCTACAGCGGGTAAATTATCAAAGGGCCTTGGAGGGGGAGCTGGCCCGGACCATCATGGCCTTGCGGGCGGTGAAATACGCCCGGGTGCACCTGGCCCTCCCCCGGGAAAGCCTTTTCATTGAAGAAGAAAAGCCCCCCAAGGCTTCGGTCTTTGTGAGTCTCAAGCCCGGCTTTCACCTCAGCCGCAAAGAGGTCCTGGGCATCGTCAACCTGGTCTCCGGGGCCGTTCCCGGACTCACCCCGGAAAATATTACCGTGGTGGACCTCAACGGACGGGTGCTTTACCGAGGGGAAAAGGAAGAGGAAAGGTTTTCCGCCACTCAGCTGGCCTACAAACACCGCTTGGAGGAGGCTTACAAGGAAAAGGTAGAGACCCTGCTTTCCCGGGTGCTGGGGCCAGGGCGGGCCGTGGCCCAGATCTCGGTAGAAGTAGACTTCGACCGAGGGGCCGTGAGGGAGGAAAGCTACGACCCGGAGATGGCGGCCGTAGTCTCGGAGTCTCTCGAGGAAAGTCAAAAGAGTGCCCAGGGCGTGGGAGGCCCTGCCGGAGTCAAAGGGGCCCTGGCGGGCAAGGTGGAGGGAAGCCTTTCTCCGGCCGGCCAGAGCGGGACCTCCTCCCGGAAGAAAGTCATCCGCAACTATGAGCCCAGTCGCACGATTAAAGAGATTTCCCTCTCCCCGGGCAAGCTCAAGCGTCTTTCCGTGGCGGTGGTGGTGGATCAAAAGGCCCTCCCCCAGGGCCAGGAAGGTGCTAAACTAGAATGGATAGAAAAACTGGTTAAGGGGGCCGTAGGTTATAATCCCGACCGGGGGGATGTGGTTGAAGTCTCGGCCCAGCCTTTCCGGATAGAGGAGGTGAAGGGCCCGGCGGTGTGGTTGGAGTATCTGAATCGCCTGATCAAGCCCCTGGTGGAACTCCTGGTCATCCTGTTGGTCCTCCTCCTGGTAGTGCGTCCACTGCTTAAGGCCCTGCTTGAGAAAAAGCCCGCCCCCGAGGCCCTGGAAGGGGTAGAGGCCCCGGGAGAGCTCCCTCCTGAAGAAGAGGCCAAGCCTCTGCCCCACGAGATGGCCTTGGGAATCGTCCAGAGCAGTCCGGAGCGGGCGGCGGTACTGGTGAAAAAGTGGCTCCTTGAAGAAAGCGCCGAAGAAAGGGCCAAGGCCCTGAAGGAGGCCGCCTAA
- the flgC gene encoding flagellar basal body rod protein FlgC, with translation MNLLTALRIASTGLTAQRVRLNIASMNLANAQVTRTAEGGPYRAKEVVLEAHPLEEDPALAEVRVKAIVDDPSPFKEVYDPSHPDADERGMVKYPNVDVLTEMVELLSAGRAYEANLTVITLTRDLAVKTLDLLR, from the coding sequence ATGAATCTCCTCACCGCTCTGCGCATCGCCTCCACTGGGCTCACCGCCCAGAGGGTAAGACTCAACATCGCCTCCATGAATCTGGCCAACGCCCAGGTGACCCGCACCGCCGAGGGCGGGCCTTACCGGGCCAAGGAGGTGGTCCTTGAGGCCCACCCCCTGGAGGAGGACCCGGCTCTGGCGGAAGTGCGGGTGAAGGCCATCGTAGACGACCCCTCCCCCTTCAAGGAGGTCTACGATCCCTCTCATCCCGATGCCGACGAGAGGGGCATGGTGAAGTATCCCAATGTGGACGTCCTCACGGAGATGGTGGAATTGCTTTCCGCCGGCCGGGCCTACGAGGCCAATCTTACCGTGATCACCCTTACACGGGATCTAGCGGTAAAGACCCTGGATCTCCTACGTTAG
- the fliE gene encoding flagellar hook-basal body complex protein FliE, protein MKVNLNPLKNFPGQGLEKKSVQENTFGELLRQKIQEVDRDQKAALRALEDLAAGRQTDLTQLTLALTRADLSFKLLLRVRNKVLEAYQEIMRMQI, encoded by the coding sequence ATGAAGGTCAATCTCAATCCCTTAAAAAATTTTCCGGGCCAAGGGCTAGAAAAAAAGTCCGTCCAAGAAAACACCTTCGGAGAACTCCTGCGGCAGAAGATCCAGGAAGTGGATCGGGATCAAAAGGCCGCCCTTCGGGCCTTGGAGGATCTGGCCGCCGGACGCCAGACCGACCTTACCCAACTCACCCTGGCCCTCACCCGGGCCGACCTTTCCTTCAAGCTCCTTTTGAGGGTCCGCAACAAGGTGCTGGAGGCCTATCAGGAGATCATGCGCATGCAGATCTAA
- a CDS encoding manganese-dependent inorganic pyrophosphatase: MSKIYVAGHKSPDTDSVCSAIGYAYLRNQLVKAGSPYASTHKEEAVAVRQGDLNPETEFVLKHFGIPTPELMTDGAGKKVILVDHSERGQTLDNIDQAEIIAIIDHHKIGDVTTPNPITFINMPTGCTASIVKALFDFFKVEIPKEIAGILLAAILSDTVAFKSVTTTEFDKKAAEELAKIAGIEDLMAFAMEMFKAKSDVAGKSPRDLLYRDFKDYMMAGKKVGAGQIEVVSLDLLAEVKDAIYEEMQKVKAEGGYHTIVLMLTDIMKEGTELLVVTDDPSVIEKAFGKKLEGKSIWLDGVMSRKKQVVPPLEKAFGA; this comes from the coding sequence ATGAGTAAGATCTATGTTGCCGGGCACAAGAGTCCGGATACGGATTCCGTCTGTTCGGCCATCGGTTACGCCTACCTTAGGAATCAGTTGGTCAAGGCCGGAAGCCCCTACGCCTCCACCCATAAAGAGGAGGCGGTGGCCGTCCGCCAGGGGGATCTCAATCCGGAGACCGAGTTCGTCCTCAAGCACTTCGGGATTCCCACGCCGGAGCTCATGACCGACGGGGCCGGCAAGAAGGTCATCCTGGTGGACCACAGCGAGCGGGGGCAGACCCTGGACAACATTGACCAGGCGGAAATCATCGCCATCATCGACCACCACAAGATCGGAGATGTGACCACCCCCAATCCCATCACCTTCATTAACATGCCCACCGGGTGCACAGCCTCCATCGTGAAGGCCCTCTTTGACTTCTTCAAGGTGGAGATCCCCAAGGAGATCGCGGGAATCCTCCTTGCGGCCATCCTTTCGGACACCGTGGCCTTCAAATCCGTGACCACCACGGAGTTTGACAAGAAGGCCGCCGAAGAGCTGGCCAAGATTGCGGGCATCGAGGACCTGATGGCCTTTGCCATGGAGATGTTCAAGGCCAAAAGTGACGTGGCCGGAAAGAGCCCGCGGGATCTTCTCTACCGGGACTTCAAGGACTACATGATGGCCGGAAAGAAAGTAGGGGCCGGACAGATCGAGGTGGTAAGCCTCGATCTCCTGGCCGAGGTCAAAGACGCCATCTACGAAGAGATGCAGAAGGTCAAGGCCGAAGGCGGCTATCACACCATTGTTCTTATGCTCACGGACATCATGAAAGAGGGGACGGAGCTCCTGGTGGTCACCGACGATCCTTCGGTGATCGAAAAGGCCTTTGGCAAGAAGCTCGAAGGAAAGAGCATCTGGCTTGACGGGGTCATGAGCCGGAAAAAGCAGGTGGTGCCGCCGCTCGAGAAGGCCTTTGGGGCCTAA